In Dioscorea cayenensis subsp. rotundata cultivar TDr96_F1 chromosome 9, TDr96_F1_v2_PseudoChromosome.rev07_lg8_w22 25.fasta, whole genome shotgun sequence, a genomic segment contains:
- the LOC120269133 gene encoding uncharacterized protein LOC120269133 — MSRVWIEQVDGQDIIIWYLDTLFFFLKSLTVVSELGSEEFECEEGYDRWSVKMKKLFRSQNIWSVVEKGVLKEGTEAQVLESNKDDAKAWHLIQQSLEDIRRQTLRQKFEILQMKENEGVQQYVSRVVSLVNQIKGLCYDLEEKEVVSKVMRGLTPKYDHVIISIEEARDVDKLPLNELSGSLQAYEARFNRFEDQPADKVLHVKGEASSSGGSQESEDWSTSFNRGRGFARGRGRYFRGRGRGFYSARGNFDYTRSNFSDDQRSQDRNASSEGDQNSTEFGNLFMVHDCDVQCEQEKSSIWLLDSGSSHHMIGRKNLFKQLDDSVSQIVKLGDDQEVQVNGKGSVVVILQSGEIKLIHYVYYVPKLAHNLLSVGQLASSGYVVRFGEKECDIMNANSGDTLLTVKRNSNNLYPVALSNTEVTNMAVKKKSYLCCGIID; from the exons ATGTCAAGAGTGTGGATAGAACAGGTGGACGGCCAGGATATCATAATCTGG TATCTAGATACACTATTCTTCTTCCTCAAAAGcttaacagtggtatcagagcttggaAGTGAGGAGTTTGAGTGT GAAGAAGGTTATGATAGGTGGAGtgttaaaatgaaaaaactCTTCCGATCACAAAATATATGGAGTGTAGTAGAGAAAGGTGTTCTCAAGGAAGGGACAGAAGCTCAGGTGCTAGAGAGTAACAAAGATGATGCAAAGGCCTGGCATTTGATTCAACAGTCTTTGGAGGATA TAAGAAGACAAACTCTTAGGCAGAAATTTGAAATCttacaaatgaaagaaaatgaaggagTGCAGCAATATGTATCAAGGGTAGTGTCTCttgtaaatcaaatcaaaggtcTGTGTTATGACTTAGAAGAGAAGGAGGTTGTGTCTAAGGTGATGAGAGGTTTAACACCCAAGTATGATCATGTGATTATTTCCATTGAAGAAGCTAGAGATGTTGACAAGCTTCCTTTGAATGAATTGAGTGGAAGCTTGCAAGCTTATGAAGCCAGATTTAATAGATTTGAAGATCAACCTGCAGATAAGGTTTTGCATGTAAAAGGGGAGGCATCAAGTAGTGGTGGTTCTCAAGAGAGTGAAGACTGGTCTACTAGTTTTAATAGAGGTAGAGGGTTTGCAAGAGGTAGAGGAAGATATTtcagaggtagaggaagaggtTTTTATAGTGCAAGAGGAAATTTTGATTATACTAGAAGTAATTTCTCAGATGATCAGAG ATCTCAAGACAGAAATGCAAGCAGTGAAGGAGATCAGAATTCAACTGAGTTTGGCAATCTGTTTATGGTGCATGATTGTGATGTGCAGTGTGAGCAGGAAAAATCTTCAATTTGGTTGTTGGATAGTGGAAGTTCTCATCATATGATAGGTAGgaaaaatttattcaaacaaCTTGATGATTCTGTATCTCAGATAGTGAAACTTGGAGATGATCAAGAGGTGCAAGTTAATGGGAAGGGTTCAGTGGTAGTAATACTTCAGAGTggagaaattaaattaatacatTATGTGTATTATGTGCCAAAACTAGCACATAATTTGTTGAGCGTTGGTCAGTTGGCCAGTAGTGGGTATGTGGTCAGATTTGGAGAAAAAGAGTGTGATATAATGAATGCAAACTCAGGTGATACATTGCTAACTGTGAAAAGAAACAGTAACAACTTGTATCCTGTGGCATTATCAAACACAGAAGTTACAAATATggcagtgaagaagaagagttaTCTTTGTTGTGGCATTATAGATTAG